A single region of the Chryseobacterium culicis genome encodes:
- a CDS encoding DUF349 domain-containing protein, with protein MTTENNLSENEEKKNPNEVSQDTSENAVSHDANQHEDDAAEHLEEHEEEISLADALKEMEKIINTPNAGENFKRFNQLKEKASHYIHDEVEDKKHEYVEAGNPAENFSYEHPSQTKYSALVNIFREKHEDFQKGQEEEQKKNLDHRQSIIERLKNLYTNSEPGINLFKSIREIKEDWSKAGQVAKSEFKILNNNYFHHLNQFYQMLDLNKEFLEQEYSHNLEKREHIIARAKELENEPVIQKALNELQYLHKLWKEEAEPVAEEFREKTWEEFKEISNKIHERKSELSASIEKEQAVNLERKNEIIAEIKKLSEPSETPNHNYWQNSIKRVEDLRSDFLKTGSVPRKLSNQNWNDFKTTLRGFNTTKNNYYKSLKGSQQANLEEKLKLIQTAQDNMNNEEWDIAVPLFKKLQEDWKKIGHVPKSMTNKIWDEFRDACNAFFNNYREKSNTSTDNWKENYKNKKALLDELKEVSNEEGSIEKIEQIKTSWNNIGKVPRDKISINSEFNKTLREKLKINKINELELKEEGLSENQLTDKARKIKNQISDLEAEIVKLENNLSFFNKPSRENPLLKDTYNTIDEKKAHLETLKQNLHSIISGE; from the coding sequence ATGACTACAGAAAACAATCTTTCTGAAAACGAAGAAAAGAAAAATCCTAACGAAGTATCTCAGGACACATCAGAAAACGCAGTTTCTCATGATGCAAACCAACATGAAGATGATGCAGCAGAACACCTGGAAGAACATGAAGAAGAAATTTCCCTTGCTGATGCTTTAAAGGAAATGGAAAAAATCATCAACACTCCCAATGCTGGTGAGAATTTCAAAAGATTCAACCAACTGAAGGAAAAAGCAAGTCATTACATCCATGATGAAGTGGAGGATAAAAAACATGAATATGTAGAAGCCGGAAATCCTGCTGAAAATTTCAGCTATGAACACCCTTCTCAGACTAAGTATTCTGCATTGGTCAATATCTTCAGAGAAAAACATGAAGACTTCCAGAAAGGACAGGAAGAAGAGCAAAAGAAAAATCTTGACCACCGCCAAAGTATTATCGAAAGACTTAAAAATCTTTATACCAACTCTGAACCCGGAATCAATCTTTTCAAATCCATCCGTGAGATTAAAGAAGACTGGTCAAAAGCCGGACAGGTTGCAAAATCTGAATTCAAAATTCTTAACAATAACTATTTCCACCACCTGAATCAGTTTTATCAGATGCTGGATTTGAACAAAGAGTTTTTGGAACAGGAATACAGCCACAACCTGGAAAAAAGAGAGCATATTATAGCCAGAGCTAAAGAACTGGAAAACGAACCGGTAATTCAAAAAGCTTTAAATGAGCTTCAGTACCTTCATAAATTATGGAAAGAAGAAGCTGAACCCGTAGCAGAGGAATTCCGTGAAAAAACATGGGAAGAATTCAAAGAAATTTCCAACAAAATTCACGAAAGAAAATCTGAACTTTCTGCTTCTATCGAAAAAGAACAGGCCGTTAACCTTGAAAGGAAGAACGAGATCATTGCTGAAATCAAGAAACTTTCTGAACCTTCAGAAACGCCTAACCACAACTACTGGCAGAATTCCATCAAAAGAGTGGAAGATCTTCGCTCTGACTTTTTAAAAACAGGAAGTGTTCCAAGAAAACTTTCCAACCAAAACTGGAATGATTTCAAAACGACTCTAAGAGGTTTTAACACAACGAAAAACAACTACTACAAATCGTTGAAAGGTTCTCAGCAAGCTAATCTTGAAGAAAAATTAAAACTGATCCAGACTGCACAGGATAATATGAATAATGAGGAATGGGATATTGCTGTTCCGTTATTCAAAAAGCTTCAGGAAGACTGGAAAAAAATAGGTCACGTTCCTAAGAGTATGACCAATAAAATCTGGGATGAGTTCCGTGATGCCTGTAATGCGTTCTTCAACAACTATAGAGAGAAAAGCAATACCTCTACTGACAACTGGAAGGAGAACTACAAGAACAAAAAAGCTCTTCTGGATGAACTTAAAGAAGTTTCCAATGAAGAAGGCAGCATCGAAAAAATTGAACAGATCAAAACTTCATGGAATAATATTGGAAAAGTTCCTAGAGATAAAATTTCAATCAACTCTGAATTCAACAAAACATTAAGAGAGAAATTGAAAATAAACAAAATCAACGAACTTGAACTGAAAGAAGAAGGCTTATCTGAAAATCAGCTTACCGACAAAGCAAGAAAGATCAAAAATCAAATCTCTGATCTTGAGGCAGAAATTGTAAAACTGGAAAACAACCTTTCTTTCTTCAACAAACCGTCAAGAGAAAATCCTCTATTAAAAGATACGTACAACACCATTGATGAGAAAAAAGCTCATCTTGAAACGTTAAAACAAAATCTCCACAGCATCATCAGCGGAGAATAA
- a CDS encoding endonuclease, producing the protein MKRILSFFLLSLTFISALAQAPAGYYNQPAGLTGAALKTALKNIITNGHIDNGYGGLWTGYATTDRDYFYENDGTILDIYSENPNGPDQYNFTLGTNQCGSNGYSNEGDCYNREHVIPQSLFNSASPMVADIHFIRATDGKVNGMRSNYPFGIVGNTSFTSKNGSKLGTSVSAGYSGTVFEPIDAFKGDIARMFLYFVTRYEDKLSNFTSGDMLGNTPFPGLQPWALNQYLIWNAMDPVSAEEIARNNASYTYQGNRNPFIDHPEYVSQIWGSPVIDNQAPTAATNLVANNPTSNSIAVSWTAATDNVGVTTYQVYANGTLKATVSGTTTSTIVSGLAPLTQYTFYVIAKDAFGNSSPQSTTATATTLDVPAGGGSCGTEDFEMITGAANTYMTATWTNNGISWTATDARVDQTINNKAITIRNGNLTSSTLSSGIQSLTLTTQLKFSGSAGNINVFVNDVNVGTIPYSNVATTTTLNNINVSGNVVIKLTNSSTTNRVALDDLIWTCFGTLATVENQKAQSAFTIYPNPVRNNELFVKGDNLDKISKAGIYDLSGKLIETIVNPFRHSNKISLKGLVKGTYILKADQFSTKFIVD; encoded by the coding sequence ATGAAACGAATTTTATCTTTTTTTCTATTAAGTCTGACATTTATCAGCGCTTTAGCACAGGCTCCGGCTGGATATTACAATCAACCGGCTGGATTAACAGGTGCAGCTCTTAAAACAGCTCTTAAGAACATTATCACCAATGGACATATAGATAATGGCTATGGTGGCTTATGGACAGGTTATGCGACCACTGACCGCGACTATTTTTATGAGAATGACGGAACTATTCTGGATATTTATTCTGAAAATCCAAATGGACCGGACCAATATAATTTCACCCTGGGAACCAACCAATGTGGATCTAATGGCTACTCTAATGAAGGTGACTGCTACAACAGAGAACACGTTATTCCTCAGAGTTTATTCAACAGCGCTTCTCCCATGGTAGCTGATATTCATTTTATCCGTGCTACAGATGGAAAAGTAAACGGAATGAGATCCAACTACCCTTTCGGAATCGTTGGTAACACTTCTTTTACTTCGAAAAACGGATCAAAATTAGGCACCTCCGTATCAGCAGGATACTCTGGTACTGTATTTGAACCCATTGATGCTTTTAAAGGAGATATTGCCAGGATGTTCCTTTATTTTGTAACAAGATACGAAGACAAACTTTCCAATTTCACTTCCGGTGATATGCTTGGCAATACACCATTCCCGGGACTACAGCCTTGGGCACTCAATCAGTATTTAATATGGAATGCAATGGATCCTGTATCTGCGGAAGAGATTGCAAGAAACAATGCTTCTTATACTTATCAGGGAAACAGAAACCCTTTCATTGATCACCCTGAATATGTTTCCCAAATCTGGGGATCTCCGGTAATTGACAACCAGGCTCCTACAGCAGCAACCAACCTTGTAGCCAACAACCCTACTTCAAACTCTATCGCTGTAAGCTGGACAGCTGCTACGGATAATGTGGGAGTAACTACTTACCAGGTTTATGCAAACGGTACATTAAAAGCTACGGTTTCCGGTACAACAACATCTACGATTGTATCAGGATTAGCTCCACTTACTCAATATACGTTCTATGTAATTGCTAAAGATGCTTTCGGAAACTCTTCTCCACAAAGTACAACTGCTACAGCAACGACTCTTGACGTTCCTGCCGGAGGCGGAAGCTGTGGAACGGAGGATTTTGAAATGATCACCGGAGCAGCAAACACTTACATGACAGCAACCTGGACGAACAACGGAATTTCTTGGACCGCAACTGATGCAAGAGTTGACCAGACCATCAACAACAAAGCCATTACCATCAGAAATGGTAACTTAACAAGCTCAACCCTTTCAAGCGGAATTCAGAGTTTAACTTTAACCACACAGTTGAAATTCTCCGGAAGCGCTGGTAATATCAATGTTTTTGTAAACGATGTTAATGTAGGAACTATTCCTTACAGTAATGTGGCAACAACAACTACCCTTAACAATATAAACGTAAGTGGAAACGTTGTCATTAAGCTGACAAACTCTTCTACGACCAACAGAGTTGCTTTGGATGACCTTATCTGGACATGTTTCGGTACGTTAGCTACTGTTGAAAACCAAAAAGCTCAATCAGCATTTACTATCTACCCTAACCCGGTAAGAAATAATGAATTATTTGTAAAAGGTGACAACCTTGACAAAATTTCAAAAGCTGGTATCTATGATCTTTCAGGAAAATTAATTGAAACAATTGTTAATCCTTTCAGACATTCAAACAAAATCAGTCTTAAAGGCTTGGTAAAAGGAACTTACATTCTGAAAGCAGACCAATTCTCTACTAAATTTATCGTAGATTAA
- a CDS encoding shikimate dehydrogenase family protein — translation MDSNKKLGLIGRNISYSFSKKFFENKFQKLMLQNFSYDIFDLNEINEVENLFASPELLGFNVTIPYKEKIIDYLDELSDEAEKIGAVNCVLIQDGKKTGYNTDAFGFEKTLLLHRKPSQDKALILGNGGAAKAVKYALDKHNIPSVTISRSTEINFENLDQETVAEHKIIIQCTPVGTFPNVKDCLNFPFDGLSSDHLVIDLIYNPNYTQFIINASEKGAKTVNGYYMLEQQAEKAWEIWNFQKK, via the coding sequence ATGGATTCCAATAAAAAATTAGGATTGATAGGAAGAAATATTTCCTATTCTTTTTCTAAAAAATTCTTCGAAAACAAGTTCCAAAAGCTCATGCTGCAGAATTTCTCCTACGATATTTTTGATCTGAATGAAATCAATGAAGTGGAAAATCTTTTTGCGTCTCCGGAGCTGTTAGGATTTAATGTTACCATTCCTTACAAAGAAAAAATAATCGATTATCTTGATGAATTAAGTGATGAAGCTGAGAAAATAGGCGCTGTCAACTGTGTTCTTATTCAGGATGGTAAAAAGACAGGCTATAATACAGATGCTTTTGGGTTTGAAAAGACTCTTCTTTTACACAGAAAACCTTCCCAGGACAAAGCTTTGATCTTAGGCAACGGAGGTGCTGCAAAGGCTGTCAAATATGCATTAGACAAACATAATATTCCTTCTGTGACCATTTCCAGAAGTACGGAAATCAATTTTGAAAATCTTGATCAGGAAACTGTTGCAGAGCATAAAATTATCATTCAGTGTACACCGGTAGGTACTTTCCCGAATGTTAAAGACTGTCTGAACTTTCCTTTTGACGGGCTTTCTTCAGACCACCTGGTTATTGATCTGATTTACAACCCCAACTACACTCAATTCATCATCAATGCCTCTGAAAAAGGAGCAAAGACCGTGAATGGATATTATATGCTTGAACAGCAAGCAGAAAAAGCTTGGGAAATTTGGAATTTTCAAAAAAAATAA
- a CDS encoding ABC transporter permease — protein MKNIAFYIASRYLLAKKGSTAVTFITWLAVGAMTVAVTAMFVIISVFSGLEDLNKDLISNLHADLTLKSTSGKTIKNLDNVSKVLGNNKEIKSFSRVIEEKVYISFNGKGDIAYLRGVDSAYIKVNPINKEVFYGTYPSFRYSNEVLMENSLDNRLSIPVDSSNHYATIFMPKPGTGIISKEEDIYNKRDILVTGVFPGKDQLDNYIISPIELTEELLSLPKKSAYQIVIKLKNPENADAVKQSLLSSLGKNIEIKTKEEENAAFWKMINTEKLFIYLIFALVIFITTFNLAGAIIILQLDKKEQAKSLISLGFPLSHLRMTYFYTGILIVISGVITGLILGTALCYFQLYTEFFRANEVLPFPVKIVGKNYLIVALTASLFGITISWFFSKISKEYITKN, from the coding sequence TTGAAGAATATTGCATTTTACATAGCATCCAGATACCTTTTAGCTAAAAAAGGAAGTACTGCCGTTACGTTCATTACGTGGCTGGCTGTAGGTGCCATGACGGTTGCTGTGACTGCAATGTTCGTCATCATTTCTGTTTTTTCAGGCCTCGAAGACCTGAACAAAGACCTTATTTCCAATCTTCATGCTGATCTTACTTTAAAAAGTACTTCCGGAAAAACCATCAAAAATCTGGATAACGTCAGTAAAGTTTTGGGTAACAATAAAGAAATCAAAAGCTTCTCCCGTGTTATTGAAGAGAAAGTGTACATCAGTTTCAATGGCAAGGGTGACATTGCTTATTTAAGAGGTGTTGATTCTGCTTATATCAAAGTAAACCCTATTAATAAAGAGGTGTTCTATGGAACTTACCCAAGTTTCAGATATTCGAATGAAGTATTGATGGAAAACAGTCTGGATAACAGACTTTCAATCCCTGTGGATTCTTCCAATCATTATGCGACCATCTTTATGCCCAAACCGGGAACAGGGATTATCAGTAAGGAAGAAGATATCTACAACAAAAGAGATATTTTGGTAACAGGCGTTTTCCCTGGAAAAGATCAACTGGATAACTATATCATCTCTCCTATTGAGCTTACAGAGGAATTACTTAGTCTTCCAAAAAAATCGGCTTACCAGATTGTTATTAAACTGAAAAATCCGGAAAATGCAGATGCAGTAAAACAAAGCCTGCTTTCTTCGCTTGGGAAAAATATTGAGATTAAAACCAAGGAAGAAGAAAATGCTGCTTTCTGGAAAATGATCAACACGGAAAAACTTTTTATTTACCTGATTTTTGCCCTTGTCATTTTTATTACCACTTTTAATCTTGCCGGAGCTATTATCATCCTTCAGCTTGATAAAAAAGAGCAGGCAAAATCATTGATATCACTTGGATTCCCTTTAAGCCATTTAAGAATGACTTATTTCTACACCGGAATCCTGATTGTTATTTCCGGAGTGATTACCGGCTTGATTCTTGGAACAGCACTTTGCTACTTCCAGCTCTACACAGAGTTTTTCAGAGCTAATGAAGTTCTTCCATTCCCTGTGAAAATTGTGGGCAAAAATTACCTTATCGTAGCACTTACAGCATCCTTATTTGGAATCACAATTTCATGGTTCTTTTCAAAAATCAGTAAAGAATATATTACTAAAAACTAA